A portion of the Juglans microcarpa x Juglans regia isolate MS1-56 chromosome 1D, Jm3101_v1.0, whole genome shotgun sequence genome contains these proteins:
- the LOC121239298 gene encoding 14.7 kDa ribonuclease H-like protein, whose amino-acid sequence MQCLSCPVIPVVSKSIKLIIWKLPEKGRFKLNVDGGSCGNPGESGWGGIIQNHKGLVEAGFAHSYGQATNTVAKCRALLDGLQLCKQLGLRDILVESDSTVIVGWLASRICRYWFLWDFWEEDRELGSELHVQFHHIFREANMVADFLAKQGTQGMNFEFCGANSIQGPIRGFIRIDKLSILS is encoded by the coding sequence ATGCAGTGTTTATCTTGTCCGGTTATTCCTGTGGTTTCAAagtcaattaaattaattatttggaAACTGCCAGAGAAAGGgagatttaaattaaatgtggatggagGGTCGTGTGGTAACCCGGGGGAGTCCGGTTGGGGAGGTATTATTCAGAATCATAAAGGATTGGTTGAGGCTGGTTTTGCACACTCATATGGGCAGGCTACTAATACAGTTGCTAAATGTCGAGCTCTCCTTGATGGTTTACAGCTATGTAAACAATTGGGTTTGCGTGATATTTTGGTGGAGTCAGATTCAACAGTTATTGTTGGATGGTTGGCATCGAGGATTTGTAGATATTggtttttatgggatttttgggaggaagatAGAGAGCTTGGGTCTGAACTCCATGTTCAGTTTCATCATATTTTTAGAGAGGCTAATATGGTTGCAGATTTTTTAGCAAAACAAGGGACTCAAGggatgaattttgaattttgtggTGCGAATTCCATACAAGGACCTATTCGGGGCTTTATTCGTATTGACAAGCTCAGTATTCTATCTTAG